A genomic stretch from Chiloscyllium plagiosum isolate BGI_BamShark_2017 chromosome 2, ASM401019v2, whole genome shotgun sequence includes:
- the smn1 gene encoding survival motor neuron protein 1 → MGEDSQVGDVVFRRGCGQSDDSDIWDDTALIKAYDKAVTSFKSALKNGEYIQPFTKDSSRTGTKQKQKKNKNRKKSHVHPERKWRVGDACHAVWSEDGNMYSATIKSVNEKRGTCVVMYTGYGNEEEQNLAELVPADSSEADNESSKQKNGLSQQSTDESDAISPVYKSRQSNETKLKTPLDQFTWNHCLPPQPPQMPGFGFPGAKFHGPPPFLPGWLPTVPAGPPLIPPPPPMGPDSTDEDEEALGSMLIAWYMSGYHTGYYLGLKQGRLEAGMGKTPRS, encoded by the exons ATGGGGGAGGACAGTCAAGTGGGAGATGTGGTGTTCAGGCGTGGCTGCGGACAG AGCGACGACTCGGACATCTGGGACGACACGGCGCTGATAAAAGCATACGACAAGGCGGTGACCTCCTTCAAA AGTGCCCTGAAGAATGGTGAATATATTCAGCCATTTACCAAGGACTccagtaggactggaacaaaacaaaaacagaagaaaaacaaaaacagaaagaagaGTCACGTGCATCCAGAGAGAAAG TGGCGAGTTGGTGATGCCTGTCATGCAGTGTGGTCTGAAGATGGCAACATGTACTCAGCTACGATTAAGTCTGTTAATGAAAAACGTGGAACATGTGTAGTGATGTATACTGGTTATGGCAATGAAGAGGAGCAGAATCTAGCAGAGCTGGTTCCAGCTGACAGCTCTGAGGCAGACAATGAGAGTTCTAAACAG AAAAATGGGCTCAGCCAGCAATCAACAGATGAAAGTGATGCCATTTCACCTGTCTATAAATCTCGCCAATCAAATGAAACCAAATTAAAAACACCATTGGATCAGTTTACCTGGAATCACTGTCTTCCCCCTCAACCACCACAAATGCCAGGATTTGGCTTT CCTGGTGCAAAATTTCACGGTCCGCCGCCTTTCTTACCTGGATGGTTACCGACTGTTCCAGCAGGACCACCA TTAATTCCCCCTCCACCTCCGATGGGGCCAGATTCAACTGATGAGGACGAGGAAGCTTTAGGAAGCATGCTAATAGCATGGTACATGAGTGGCTATCACACTGGTTATTATTTG GGTCTCAAGCAAGGTCGACTGGAAGCAGGCATGGGGAAGACTCCTCGTTCTTAG